The following coding sequences are from one Nicotiana tomentosiformis chromosome 3, ASM39032v3, whole genome shotgun sequence window:
- the LOC138908567 gene encoding uncharacterized protein — MRILESHRVNFTTFQLEGRARTWWHYYLLGRPADSPPITWDQFTRLFLDKYIPPSQREELRFKFEQFQQGQLSVTDYEARFSELSRHALVILPTKAERVQRFFAGLHSGIQASITREVEMRTSYQLVVEISRRIEGYRQRGREHMEQYKRVHYSEEFRGAPDVGRGQFRRGQPSRLHIQHRRLHRVLQRDPITMPQNTSC; from the coding sequence atgaggatattggagtctcacagGGTGaatttcactacctttcagttggaGGGTAGAGCACGTACGTGGTGGCATTATTACcttcttggtagaccagcagattctcctcccataacttgggaccagttcacacgcctattcttggacaagtatattccaccctctcagagggaagagttgcggtttaaGTTTGAGCAGTTCCAGCAGGGTCAGCTgtctgtgaccgattatgaggcgagattctctgagttgtctcgccatgcactggTGATACTTCCTActaaggcggagagagtgcagaggtttttTGCGGGGTTGCACTCAGGTATTCAGGCTAGTATAACACGTGAGGTAGAGATGAGGACTTCTTAccagctagtagtggagatttCTCGGAGGATCGAGGGCTATCGCCAGAGGGGTAGGGAGCATATGGAGCAGTACAAGAGGGTCCATTACTCCGaggagtttagaggtgccccagatgtgggcagaggtcagttcaggAGGGGTCAGCCCAGTAGGCtccatatccagcaccgccgcctccACAGGGTGCTCCAGCGTGATCCTATTACAATGCCTCAAAATACAAGCTGTTaa